From a single Aulosira sp. FACHB-615 genomic region:
- a CDS encoding sigma 54-interacting transcriptional regulator, whose translation MTLQETVIWLQERTTLGILSSAALNAIAQVLELQTIPQGSSLVNANTPPAALYILKDGQIESDTSNKSNFAFACGFLPGAVINLRQLLLDELTPSKIIALTECHVWVIPAAEFRALASQYPEITQALSRFLAQELAQVTSALTYAQERSVALRPYLVTKAQRGIVGTSRYAVRLREQIREAAADRKSTEIFGEPGLEKDNIAALIHYGSPQRREPMIKINCGILQTSGVDLFGRSGGRPGLLEWLGEGTLVLNNIQELPPELLPAMVQFIKTGTYTPVSRDGELLAEPRTSQARILIVSEKTESKIERCVGRVIKVPPVRVRKADIKAQVEYYTSLYVRSRGLAKPRITPEALRRLQSYDFPGNLKELKNLVERAIVQAGERQELTEEIFWSAQTKKKEFRVNLLNTYSGLRKFLRSDWWPDKINYGFTVIAFPIIIMILFLGPQTRDRNFALNLFWAWWWPFFLLIFPFLGRVWCAVCPFMIYGEITQKLSLWLFPRQLKRWPRETAEKWGGWFLFGLFTLIFLWEELWHLENTAYLSACLLLLITAGAMIFSAIFERRFWCRYLCPIGGMNGLFAKLSMTELRAQQGICSATCTTYQCYKGGPQKGEGMETNGCPLYSHPAQLEDNRDCVLCMTCLKACPHRSVEFNLRPPGIELWTTHTPRKYEVALLFLLLGGVYLHHLPELQSWLGLHLDLTQFWQHLGLSLFALIFPVAVAGAAYFFIQLFNFQRKPKSFKELAYSYLPLVLGGNLAHYLHLGLAEGGKILPVTLATFGLNSGNLPVLIAHPAVISFLQGFTLIISALLTIVLTQKIARQSLRSLLWQHLATIGFAASMWVLIVL comes from the coding sequence ATGACATTACAAGAAACAGTCATTTGGCTACAAGAACGTACAACTTTAGGAATTCTCTCATCGGCGGCGTTGAATGCGATCGCCCAAGTTTTAGAATTGCAAACGATACCTCAAGGCAGTTCCTTAGTCAACGCAAATACTCCGCCAGCCGCACTATACATCCTCAAAGATGGGCAAATTGAAAGCGATACCAGCAATAAAAGTAACTTTGCCTTTGCTTGTGGCTTTCTACCAGGGGCAGTCATTAACCTGCGACAACTACTATTAGATGAATTAACACCATCTAAAATTATTGCCCTCACAGAATGCCATGTCTGGGTAATTCCTGCGGCTGAGTTTCGTGCTTTAGCCAGCCAATATCCCGAAATTACCCAAGCATTATCTCGCTTTTTAGCCCAAGAATTAGCCCAAGTTACATCAGCCTTAACTTACGCACAAGAACGTTCTGTGGCTTTGCGTCCTTATTTGGTCACGAAAGCCCAACGGGGTATTGTGGGGACGAGTCGCTATGCAGTCCGGTTGCGGGAACAAATACGAGAAGCCGCAGCCGACCGCAAGTCCACAGAAATATTCGGCGAACCAGGGTTAGAAAAAGATAATATTGCTGCTTTGATTCACTACGGTTCACCTCAACGCCGTGAACCCATGATTAAAATTAATTGTGGTATTCTCCAAACAAGCGGTGTCGATTTATTTGGTCGCTCTGGCGGTAGACCAGGGCTTTTAGAATGGCTGGGGGAAGGGACTTTAGTACTCAATAATATTCAAGAACTGCCCCCAGAATTATTACCAGCAATGGTGCAGTTCATCAAAACAGGTACTTACACCCCAGTCAGTCGTGATGGGGAATTATTAGCTGAACCACGCACTAGTCAAGCGCGAATTTTGATTGTTTCGGAAAAAACAGAATCTAAAATTGAACGTTGTGTAGGTCGTGTCATTAAAGTTCCGCCAGTACGGGTGCGAAAAGCTGATATTAAAGCCCAGGTAGAATACTACACTAGTTTATATGTGCGATCGCGCGGACTGGCGAAACCTCGCATTACCCCAGAAGCTTTACGCCGCTTGCAGTCCTATGATTTTCCTGGTAACTTGAAAGAGTTAAAAAATTTAGTCGAACGGGCAATTGTTCAAGCCGGAGAAAGACAGGAATTAACCGAAGAAATCTTTTGGTCAGCCCAAACCAAGAAAAAAGAATTTCGCGTCAACTTATTAAATACTTATTCTGGGTTGCGAAAATTTCTCCGCAGTGACTGGTGGCCTGACAAAATCAACTATGGCTTTACGGTGATTGCGTTTCCGATCATTATTATGATCTTATTTTTGGGGCCGCAAACCCGCGATCGCAATTTCGCTTTAAATTTATTTTGGGCTTGGTGGTGGCCTTTCTTTTTACTGATTTTTCCCTTTCTCGGTCGCGTCTGGTGCGCTGTTTGCCCCTTCATGATTTACGGTGAAATTACCCAAAAATTATCTCTGTGGTTATTTCCCCGCCAACTTAAACGCTGGCCACGAGAAACAGCCGAAAAATGGGGCGGATGGTTTTTATTTGGCTTATTTACCTTAATTTTCCTGTGGGAAGAACTCTGGCATTTAGAAAATACAGCTTACCTATCTGCCTGTTTACTGTTATTAATTACAGCCGGGGCAATGATTTTCTCCGCCATATTTGAACGACGGTTTTGGTGTCGTTATCTTTGTCCTATTGGCGGAATGAATGGTTTATTCGCCAAACTTTCCATGACAGAACTACGCGCACAACAAGGCATTTGTTCAGCAACCTGTACTACTTATCAATGTTACAAAGGCGGGCCGCAAAAAGGCGAAGGTATGGAAACTAATGGCTGTCCTTTATATTCCCATCCCGCCCAGCTAGAAGATAACCGAGATTGTGTCTTGTGCATGACTTGTTTAAAAGCCTGTCCCCATCGTTCCGTTGAGTTTAACTTGCGTCCCCCTGGAATTGAATTGTGGACGACTCATACACCACGCAAGTATGAAGTGGCATTATTGTTTTTACTTTTGGGTGGTGTATATCTGCATCATTTACCAGAATTGCAATCATGGTTAGGACTGCATCTAGATTTAACGCAATTTTGGCAGCATTTAGGTTTATCGTTATTTGCCTTAATTTTCCCTGTGGCTGTGGCTGGGGCTGCTTATTTTTTCATACAACTATTCAATTTTCAACGCAAGCCGAAATCATTCAAGGAACTTGCATACAGCTACTTACCCTTGGTGTTGGGAGGCAACTTAGCCCACTACCTGCACTTAGGTTTAGCAGAAGGTGGGAAAATTTTACCTGTAACTTTAGCCACTTTTGGGTTAAATAGCGGAAATTTGCCTGTACTGATAGCACATCCAGCAGTTATCAGCTTTTTGCAAGGTTTTACTTTAATTATTTCTGCCTTGTTAACCATAGTACTCACCCAAAAAATAGCACGACAATCACTGCGATCGCTCTTATGGCAACATCTCGCAACTATTGGATTTGCAGCTAGTATGTGGGTGTTAATTGTCTTGTAG
- a CDS encoding SDR family oxidoreductase — protein MIVITAASGQLGRLVLQELLKSVPANQLVAAVRNPEKVSDFASLGVQVRQIDYTQPHTLDIAFAGAEKVLLISSSEIGSRVLQHTNVINACKQAGVKLLAYTSLLRADSSPLPLAAEHHKTETVLQESGVPYVILRNSWYTENYTAGIPIALEYGAVMGCAGEAKIASAARVDYAAAAATVLLANDQAGKVYELAGDVAYTLSELATEISKLSGKQVRYQNLSEDEYINVLKNAGLPEPLAVMLAESETGAAKGGLFDASQTLSQLIGRPTTPLSESIKVALG, from the coding sequence ATGATTGTCATTACTGCTGCATCGGGTCAGTTAGGCAGATTAGTATTGCAAGAACTATTAAAATCCGTTCCTGCCAATCAACTAGTCGCTGCGGTTCGCAATCCAGAAAAAGTATCAGATTTTGCCAGTTTAGGCGTGCAGGTGCGGCAAATTGATTACACCCAACCCCATACATTAGATATCGCCTTCGCTGGTGCAGAAAAAGTATTGCTCATCTCCTCCAGTGAAATTGGCAGTCGCGTACTTCAGCACACAAACGTCATCAACGCCTGTAAACAAGCTGGAGTCAAATTACTGGCTTATACCAGTCTCTTACGCGCAGATAGCAGCCCTCTGCCTCTAGCAGCAGAACATCACAAAACTGAAACTGTCTTGCAAGAATCTGGTGTGCCTTATGTGATATTACGTAATAGTTGGTATACCGAAAATTACACAGCAGGTATCCCGATAGCCTTGGAATATGGTGCAGTTATGGGCTGTGCTGGAGAAGCTAAAATAGCCTCCGCAGCCCGCGTCGACTATGCCGCAGCCGCAGCCACCGTTTTATTAGCCAATGACCAAGCAGGTAAAGTCTATGAATTGGCTGGTGATGTAGCTTATACATTGAGCGAACTTGCCACAGAAATTAGTAAGCTTTCTGGTAAGCAAGTTAGATATCAGAATTTGTCTGAAGATGAGTATATTAATGTATTAAAAAATGCTGGCTTACCTGAGCCTCTGGCTGTGATGTTAGCAGAATCTGAGACAGGAGCAGCAAAAGGAGGATTGTTTGATGCCAGCCAAACCCTAAGCCAACTGATAGGCCGCCCTACCACACCTTTGAGTGAGTCGATTAAAGTAGCCTTGGGCTAA
- a CDS encoding helix-turn-helix domain-containing protein: MSDRNDDSKTLTQRWEMGNIFAAPCPSRDILKHVCSKWGVLILIALRQGTHRFSELRRKMGGVSEKMLAQSLQSLTEDGFVLRVSHHVVPPFVEYSLTPMGEEVAERVAALADWIEVNTPRVLDARKKVDR; encoded by the coding sequence ATGAGCGATCGCAATGATGATTCCAAGACTCTGACACAACGCTGGGAAATGGGGAATATTTTCGCCGCGCCATGTCCCTCACGAGACATTCTGAAACACGTTTGCAGCAAATGGGGCGTACTGATTCTGATTGCGCTACGCCAAGGGACTCACAGATTTAGCGAGTTGAGACGAAAAATGGGCGGAGTTAGTGAAAAAATGCTGGCTCAAAGTCTACAATCACTGACGGAAGATGGTTTTGTGTTGCGTGTATCTCACCATGTAGTTCCGCCTTTTGTTGAGTACAGCTTGACTCCGATGGGAGAAGAAGTCGCCGAGCGCGTCGCCGCCTTAGCAGACTGGATTGAAGTCAATACGCCAAGGGTGTTGGATGCAAGGAAGAAGGTGGACAGATAG